One Mycobacteriales bacterium genomic window, TGGCCGGCAGCCGCGGCGACCTGTTCGACACCGTCAGCAGCCTTCAGAAGTTCACGACGACGCTTGCCAACGACAACGGCGGTGTCGTCGCGCTGAACAAGAACCTGGCCCAGGTCGGCAGTCAGCTCGCGGGAGAGCGCAAGGACCTCGGGGCGGCGCTCGCGAACCTCGCCACGGCGCTGACCTCCGTCGAGACCTTCGTCGCGGACAACCGCGCCGGGCTCAAGACCGACATCCACAGTCTCGCCAAGGTCACCGACGTGCTGACCCAGGAGAAGACGGCGATCACCCAGCTCACCGACCTGACCCCGCTGGCGCTGTCCAACCTCAGCCTCGCCTACGACCCGGCCACGAAGACCCTCGACACCAACGCTGCGCTGACCGAGCCGCTGCTGAAGACGGGCCCCTCCGGTGCGCTCTGCCAGCTGCTCGGGACTCTCGGGCTCGACACCCTGGTCGGCGACGCCGTGGGGTGCAGTGCGAACAAGCCGGTCATCAGCACCAGCAGCCTGCACCACCAGACGCCGACCCTGGCGGAGCTCCTGACCGGCGGTGCGACGTGAGCGCCTCCGCGCGCCGCGTCCGGCTGATCGCCGCAGCGCTCGGTGGCGTGCTTGTGCTGGCGGGCTGCGGCTTCCACAGTGCCTACTCGCTGCCGCTGCCCGGCGGTGCGGCATCGGGGAAGACCTACACGGTGAGCGCCGAGTTCAAAGACGTGCAGGACCTGACGCCGCAAGCGGCGGTCCGGGTGAACGACGTCGCGGTCGGTGACGTCAGCGACATCTCTCTTGACCCGAAGACCCTCGAGGCCAAGGTCACGATGCGGATCAAACAGTCCGTCGTCCTGCCCGCCAACGCGGTGGCCACCCTCGAACAGACGACGCTGCTCGGTGAGAAGTTCGTCGCCCTGTCGGCGCCGGAGAACGTCGCCCCCGAGGGTCGCCTCGTCGACGGCGACCGGGTCGACTCGGCGAGCGATCTGCCCAGCGTCGAGCAGGTCTTCGGCCTGCTGTCGCAGTTCCTGAACGGCGGCGACCTCGGCGACCTGCAGACGATCAGCGTCGAGGTCTCCAAGGCGCTCGCCGGCCGCGAGGCCGACGTCCGAGGCGCACTTTCGCAGCTGACGACGTTCGTGGGCGGGCTCGCCGACCAGAAACACGAGATCGTGCGCGCGATCGACGGCCTCGACCGGTTCAGCTCAGCGCTCGCCTCCCAGGACAGCACCATCGCGACCGCGCTCGACGACCTCGGACCGGGTCTCAAGGTGCTCGCCGACGAGCGAGCGCAGTTCACCTCGCTGCTGACCCACCTGTCCCGCTTCGGCAAGTACGCGAGCCGGGTCATCAACGCGTCGAGCTCCCAGACGATCGCCGAGCTGCGCGATCTGCAGCCGGTTCTGCGCCACCTCGCCGCCGCAGGAGCGAACCTGCCGCGGTCGCTCGAGGTGCTGATCACCTACCCATTCCCGCGTGACGTCGGCGCGGCGGCGCCCGGTGACTACGTCAACGCCGACATCAGCATCGACCTCGGTCCCGTGCTGTGTGCGGTGTTCGCCGGCAAGACGCCCGCGCAGCTCGAGTCCTCGCTCGGCCCGGTCGAGGCGGAGCTGGTGAAGCTGCTGTCCGGCAAGAGCTGCCCGGCGGTGACCAGCTCTTCCAACGCGGTCGGCCAGTCGGACCTCGCCCAGCTGCTGCTCAGCGGACTCGGAGGTTCCCAGTGATCCGCCGCGTCGTGAAGATCCAGCTCGCGATCTTTCTCGTGCTCAGCCTGGTCGGGATCGTCTACGTCGGCGCGAGCTACGTCGGCATCAACCCGCTGAGCCGCCCGTTCACCGTGAAGCTCGCGCTGCCGTCGGCGGGCGGGATCTTCACCAACGCAGACGTCGCCGAGCGCGGCGTCGTGGTCGGCCGCGTCGGTGCGCTGCACATCAACCCCGACGGCGGGGTGATCGTCGACCTCGAGATCAACCACGGCGAGAAGATCCCGTCCAGCGGCCTGACCGCGAAGGTCGCCGACTTGTCCGCAGTCGGCGAGCAGTACGTCGAGCTCGAGCCGGCCAGCGACTCGGCTCCGTACCTCACCTCGGACTCGCAGATCAAGGGCACGATCCCGGTGGACGACGCGGTGATCCTGCGCAACGTGGAGCAGCTGTTCGGCAGCATCGACGTCCACGACCTGTCGACCACCGTGACCGAGCTCGGCAAGGGCTTCGCGAACCTCGGCCCGAGCCTGCAGAAGCTGATCACCGGCGGTCAGCAGCTCACCCAGGCGGCCACCGACGCGCTGCCGGCCACGCAGAAGCTCATCAACGACGGCAAGACCGTGCTCGACACGCAGCGTGACGTCGCCGCCGAGCTCAAGTCGTTCGCCGCCAGCTTCGACGACGTCACCGGCGAGTTCAGCGGTCAGGACGCCGCGCTGCGGACCATCCTCGACAACGGCAGCGCCGCCTCCGACCAGCTGAAGCTGCTGATCAAGGACAACCAGGACGTGTTCCCGGAGCTGTTGTCGAACCTGGACACGTTCACCCAGATCGAGAGCGTCCGGCTGCCCTACGACCGGGCGGTGCTCGAGCTCTACCCGGCGATCGTGGCGGACTCCTACTACGCACTGCCGGCCCCTGGCAACGTCGCCCGGTTCGGCATGGTGACCGATGCCGGCGCGTTCTGCAGCAGCGGGTACGCAAGTACCAAGCCGCGCTCGAACAAGCCCAAGGACTGGGGCGGTGCCGCCAACCTGGACGCCCACTGCTTCGGCAACAACGCCTTCCTCGACACCGAGCAGAACGACATCCGCGGCGAGCGCAACGCGCCGCATCCCAAGGGCGACCACGCGAACGTGACCAACGCGACCCCGTACGACGGG contains:
- a CDS encoding MlaD family protein, with translation MIRRVVKIQLAIFLVLSLVGIVYVGASYVGINPLSRPFTVKLALPSAGGIFTNADVAERGVVVGRVGALHINPDGGVIVDLEINHGEKIPSSGLTAKVADLSAVGEQYVELEPASDSAPYLTSDSQIKGTIPVDDAVILRNVEQLFGSIDVHDLSTTVTELGKGFANLGPSLQKLITGGQQLTQAATDALPATQKLINDGKTVLDTQRDVAAELKSFAASFDDVTGEFSGQDAALRTILDNGSAASDQLKLLIKDNQDVFPELLSNLDTFTQIESVRLPYDRAVLELYPAIVADSYYALPAPGNVARFGMVTDAGAFCSSGYASTKPRSNKPKDWGGAANLDAHCFGNNAFLDTEQNDIRGERNAPHPKGDHANVTNATPYDGPHYGQPFPGSGVVGTCDTPKCPKLRRAKQAGSGVATASDSAAVTTVALPYDPTTGVLRGLDGKTYELGLDGPLTPVFGSSSYTWLLLAPTMR
- a CDS encoding MCE family protein — translated: MSASARRVRLIAAALGGVLVLAGCGFHSAYSLPLPGGAASGKTYTVSAEFKDVQDLTPQAAVRVNDVAVGDVSDISLDPKTLEAKVTMRIKQSVVLPANAVATLEQTTLLGEKFVALSAPENVAPEGRLVDGDRVDSASDLPSVEQVFGLLSQFLNGGDLGDLQTISVEVSKALAGREADVRGALSQLTTFVGGLADQKHEIVRAIDGLDRFSSALASQDSTIATALDDLGPGLKVLADERAQFTSLLTHLSRFGKYASRVINASSSQTIAELRDLQPVLRHLAAAGANLPRSLEVLITYPFPRDVGAAAPGDYVNADISIDLGPVLCAVFAGKTPAQLESSLGPVEAELVKLLSGKSCPAVTSSSNAVGQSDLAQLLLSGLGGSQ